A DNA window from Plectropomus leopardus isolate mb unplaced genomic scaffold, YSFRI_Pleo_2.0 unplaced_scaffold13810, whole genome shotgun sequence contains the following coding sequences:
- the LOC121964047 gene encoding lipopolysaccharide-responsive and beige-like anchor protein, with amino-acid sequence CTLLSFVMELLKNSVAMQEQVLACKGFLVIGYTLEKSSKVHVTRPVLDIVLAFSRYLSNLQNGILLLKQLCDHILFNPAIWIHAPAKVQLTLYTYLATEFISTVTIYNTIRRVGTVLQVMHTLKYYYWVINPQDRSGVVPKGVDGPRPNQKEILSLRAFLLLFVKQLIMK; translated from the exons CTGCACTTTGCTGTCCTTTGTGATGGAGCTCTTGAAGAACTCAGTGGCTATGCAAGAGCAGGTCCTGGCCTGCAAAGGCTTTCTCGTCATTGGCTACACTTTGGAGAAg TCTTCCAAGGTGCATGTGACACGGCCCGTCCTGGACATTGTGCTGGCCTTTTCCAGATACCTTAGCAACTTGCAGAATGGCATCTTGCTGCTCAAGCAGCTGTGTGATCACATTCTGTTCAACCCCGCCATCTGGATCCATGCCCCTGCCAAG GTGCAACTGACACTCTACACCTACCTGGCAACAGAGTTCATCAGCACAGTGACCATCTACAACACCATTCGCAGGGTGGGCACTGTACTGCAGGTCATGCACACGCTGAAATACTACTACTGGGTTATCAACCCGCAGGACCGCAGTGGAGTTGTGCCCAAAGGCGTTG ATGGTCCAAGGCCCAACCAGAAGGAGATCCTTTCTTTGCGCgcctttctgttgttgtttgtcaaGCAACTCATAATGAAG